A single Crateriforma conspicua DNA region contains:
- a CDS encoding ABC transporter permease — MYRWLLCFRYLRTRYIALASIISVTLGVATLIVVNAVMSGFAAEMHERLHGLASDILLESWASGGLPNPEFHVDEIRKVVGDDLEGVSYSVHVPAMLGIDHNGQVITRHVQLVGIDPATYDKVSHFGRYLIHRDNRQSVSFQLRDGGYAESREGFPIAGWSYRRRRAMEQQLLRQERERAEQIRQQFAVPDNAAFPADAPNANGEDSPIDEGLASGPSWMNGPSMQNAVPDELGGGESATEFDPANEQYAGIVLGISTCSTKWRDSDGNVHDTYFARPGDDIRMMFPSASDNPKVINQKFTVVDLYESGMSEYDSTFAFVPLDKLQDFRQMVDPQTNVRSVTTIQLKLRESANLNAVRDALRQRFPADVYSMNIQTWRDMQGPLLSAVQLETTILNILLFLIIAVAGFGILATFFMIVVEKTRDIGTLKALGASGGGVMSIFLSYGLLLGGVGSGVGLVGGLLFVRNINRIAELVEMATGQEVFDPTVYYFTEIPTIIDPITITWVMAGAIAIAVTASVLPALRAARMHPVAALRFE; from the coding sequence ATGTACCGTTGGTTACTGTGTTTTCGATACCTGCGCACGCGGTACATCGCGCTCGCGTCGATCATCAGCGTCACCCTGGGCGTGGCGACCCTGATCGTCGTCAACGCCGTGATGAGCGGCTTTGCGGCGGAAATGCACGAACGCCTGCACGGCTTGGCGTCCGACATTTTGCTGGAATCTTGGGCCAGCGGCGGCCTGCCCAACCCCGAATTTCACGTCGATGAAATCCGAAAGGTCGTCGGTGACGATCTCGAGGGCGTTTCGTACAGCGTACATGTCCCGGCCATGCTGGGCATCGACCACAACGGGCAGGTGATCACCCGTCACGTCCAATTGGTCGGCATCGACCCGGCGACCTATGACAAAGTCAGCCATTTCGGCCGCTATCTGATCCACCGCGACAATCGCCAATCGGTCAGTTTCCAGCTTCGTGATGGGGGCTATGCCGAATCACGCGAAGGCTTTCCGATTGCCGGTTGGAGCTATCGCCGGCGGCGTGCCATGGAGCAACAACTGTTGCGGCAAGAACGTGAACGAGCCGAACAGATTCGCCAACAGTTTGCCGTCCCGGACAACGCCGCATTCCCGGCCGACGCGCCCAATGCCAACGGCGAAGATTCACCGATCGACGAGGGTTTGGCCAGCGGCCCCAGCTGGATGAACGGCCCGTCCATGCAGAACGCCGTTCCAGATGAACTGGGCGGTGGCGAATCGGCAACGGAATTTGATCCGGCCAATGAACAATACGCCGGGATCGTCTTGGGGATCAGCACTTGCAGCACCAAGTGGCGTGACAGCGACGGCAATGTTCACGACACGTACTTTGCCCGCCCCGGCGATGACATCCGCATGATGTTCCCCAGCGCCTCGGACAACCCCAAAGTCATCAATCAAAAATTCACGGTCGTCGATTTGTACGAATCGGGAATGAGCGAATATGACAGCACGTTTGCATTTGTCCCGCTGGACAAACTGCAAGACTTTCGCCAGATGGTCGATCCCCAAACCAACGTTCGCAGCGTCACCACGATTCAACTGAAACTGCGTGAATCGGCCAACCTGAACGCCGTTCGCGATGCACTGCGTCAACGATTCCCGGCGGACGTTTATTCGATGAACATCCAAACATGGCGTGACATGCAAGGTCCGTTGCTGTCGGCGGTCCAGTTGGAAACCACCATTTTGAACATCCTGCTGTTCCTGATCATTGCCGTCGCCGGGTTTGGGATTTTGGCGACGTTCTTCATGATCGTCGTGGAGAAAACCCGGGACATTGGAACCTTGAAAGCTCTAGGCGCATCGGGCGGCGGGGTGATGAGCATCTTCCTTAGCTATGGTCTTCTGCTGGGCGGTGTCGGCAGTGGCGTTGGCTTGGTCGGCGGACTGCTGTTTGTTCGAAATATCAATCGCATCGCTGAATTGGTCGAAATGGCGACGGGCCAGGAAGTCTTCGATCCGACCGTCTATTACTTCACTGAAATCCCGACCATCATCGACCCGATCACCATCACCTGGGTCATGGCCGGTGCGATCGCCATCGCCGTCACCGCCAGCGTGCTTCCCGCATTGCGAGCGGCACGAATGCACCCGGTCGCCGCATTGCGATTCGAATGA
- a CDS encoding AAA family ATPase, producing the protein MMTDNRHVEIDGVSLKLAQPHSAPAQWIGQQEILMQLLACWIVVDDNDLPLTPRLIGSPGVGKTQLAIAAANQQQLPLFIYQCTADTRPEDLLITPVLSRGGEIEYHASPLVSAMLLGGVCVLDEGNRMNEKSWASVAPLFDSRRYVESIVAGITIPANRDFRAAVTMNQDESTFEIPDYILSRLQPTLKVGFPNKQDEMAILQYHLPFAEPEMLAMTVEFLQRSHELKLDFSPRDGINLLRYALKRLTQDPTHPIGRDAAWREALEKCLGEDAADLESLAQRKSRTLGGDAVPLGLADLFFDADDPLHPDRDVDDDDDDDDERGDY; encoded by the coding sequence ATGATGACCGACAATCGTCACGTGGAAATCGATGGCGTGTCGCTGAAGTTGGCACAGCCCCACAGCGCGCCCGCACAATGGATCGGACAACAAGAGATTTTGATGCAGCTGTTGGCATGCTGGATCGTTGTGGATGACAACGACCTGCCGCTGACGCCGCGTTTGATCGGTTCTCCTGGTGTCGGCAAAACGCAGTTGGCGATCGCCGCGGCGAATCAGCAGCAATTGCCGCTGTTCATTTATCAGTGCACCGCCGACACACGCCCCGAAGATCTGCTGATCACTCCGGTGCTCAGCCGGGGCGGCGAAATCGAATACCACGCGTCGCCGCTGGTTTCGGCCATGCTGTTGGGCGGCGTTTGCGTGCTGGATGAAGGCAACCGGATGAACGAAAAATCCTGGGCCTCGGTCGCGCCATTGTTCGATAGCCGCCGGTATGTCGAATCCATCGTGGCTGGAATCACCATTCCCGCCAATCGAGATTTTCGCGCTGCGGTGACGATGAATCAGGACGAATCAACGTTCGAGATTCCCGATTACATCCTCAGCCGTCTACAGCCGACATTGAAAGTCGGGTTTCCCAACAAGCAGGACGAAATGGCGATCCTGCAATACCACCTGCCATTCGCTGAGCCGGAAATGCTGGCGATGACGGTGGAATTTTTGCAGCGGTCGCATGAGTTGAAATTGGATTTTTCGCCACGCGACGGGATCAACCTGCTGCGATACGCGCTGAAACGATTGACCCAAGACCCGACTCACCCGATCGGACGTGATGCCGCTTGGCGGGAAGCTTTGGAAAAATGCCTGGGTGAAGACGCGGCAGACTTGGAATCCCTGGCCCAGCGGAAAAGCCGGACTCTGGGCGGTGACGCCGTACCGCTGGGGTTGGCCGATCTGTTCTTTGACGCTGACGATCCGCTGCACCCGGATCGTGACGTCGATGATGACGACGACGATGACGATGAACGCGGTGACTATTGA
- a CDS encoding multiheme c-type cytochrome: MFTAPTSTSPSAADTDPKSASDARLIGRFGGLALLVFVIGCGGPETPPPLATEMDANEDLASSEAPMLVDVDPGDHATIHLRQTPRADPDPSSLPGDLDPGGIALGEIASADSGSTVASDFDLSPPDLGLDDAASDSTDLLPPAVSLSAPETEMVISSPSDQLDLDPLDLAAPASEEGPEASVQEGAVTAITPKSSRPAAEISLAAADVPTGKGSGDDESTDNDSQPNALRSTPSPGTPENRLRESADQTLGQPIDYRSWPKPALTLVFTGQQHGYIEPCGCTGLDRQKGGVARRYTFFDQLKSAGWTLAPIDTGNLIRRFSSQGEIKYHRSVEALRAMNYQAVGFGPDDVRLGISDLIQEAAAESADDALYVSANVVLYDPSLMPSHKIIQQGGVSVGVTTVLDPEFVEGTVATDVTIQPAVESAKKAVAEIENSAPDWVVVTFFGTEEAGQKLAQRVDGIDLLCVSGGYGEPTFQPQAIDGTETQMIVTGDKAMYAGLVALYPEDSLRYARVPLSHEFADAPEMRQLMRAYQEQLRDLGLEGLGINPQPHPDGGRFVGSATCGECHTTAFEIWESTPHVHATDSIVSPPKERGDIARHFDPECISCHVTGWNPQKYYPYDSGYLSLETTDHLTGNGCENCHGPGADHSAAEAGDLDVTQDRLEELRREMQLPLEKAREKCMECHDLDNSPDFHDENAFEDVYWPEVEHYGVD, encoded by the coding sequence ATGTTCACCGCCCCGACATCGACATCTCCGTCCGCCGCCGACACGGATCCAAAGTCAGCTTCGGACGCCCGTTTGATCGGTCGATTCGGGGGGCTGGCATTGCTGGTCTTCGTCATCGGTTGCGGCGGCCCCGAAACGCCGCCGCCGTTGGCAACCGAAATGGATGCCAACGAGGATCTTGCGTCATCGGAAGCTCCGATGCTGGTCGACGTCGATCCGGGTGATCACGCCACCATCCACCTTCGGCAAACCCCGCGGGCCGATCCGGATCCGTCTTCGTTGCCGGGCGACTTGGATCCAGGCGGAATCGCCCTAGGCGAAATCGCGTCGGCTGATTCGGGTTCGACAGTCGCCTCCGATTTCGACCTTTCGCCGCCCGACCTTGGCCTGGACGATGCAGCGTCGGATTCGACCGACCTGTTACCGCCCGCGGTAAGCTTGTCGGCACCGGAAACGGAAATGGTCATTTCGTCCCCCAGTGACCAACTGGATCTGGACCCGCTGGATCTGGCCGCTCCGGCGTCCGAAGAAGGTCCCGAAGCTTCCGTTCAAGAGGGTGCGGTCACGGCGATCACGCCGAAATCGTCGCGGCCCGCTGCCGAAATCAGCTTGGCCGCGGCGGACGTTCCCACCGGCAAAGGTTCCGGCGACGATGAATCTACTGACAACGATTCCCAGCCCAATGCTTTGCGATCAACGCCATCGCCTGGGACGCCGGAAAATCGGCTGCGAGAATCTGCTGACCAAACGCTGGGACAGCCGATTGATTACCGCAGCTGGCCCAAACCGGCTTTAACCCTGGTCTTCACCGGCCAACAACACGGTTACATCGAACCGTGTGGTTGCACGGGGCTGGATCGTCAAAAGGGCGGGGTGGCTCGCCGGTATACCTTTTTCGACCAATTGAAATCCGCCGGCTGGACGCTGGCCCCGATCGATACGGGAAACCTGATTCGTCGTTTCAGCAGCCAGGGTGAAATCAAATACCACCGCAGCGTCGAAGCGCTCCGGGCGATGAATTACCAGGCGGTTGGATTCGGCCCCGATGATGTTCGGCTGGGGATTAGCGATCTGATCCAAGAAGCCGCCGCCGAATCGGCCGACGACGCCCTGTACGTGTCAGCCAACGTCGTGTTGTACGACCCGTCGCTGATGCCAAGTCACAAAATCATTCAACAAGGCGGCGTATCGGTCGGCGTCACGACGGTGTTGGATCCGGAATTTGTCGAAGGCACCGTCGCCACCGATGTCACGATCCAGCCGGCGGTCGAATCCGCCAAGAAAGCGGTGGCCGAAATTGAGAATTCCGCCCCCGACTGGGTGGTCGTCACGTTTTTCGGGACCGAAGAAGCCGGGCAAAAGCTGGCGCAGCGCGTCGATGGCATTGATTTGCTGTGTGTTTCGGGCGGCTATGGCGAACCGACGTTCCAGCCGCAAGCGATCGACGGCACCGAAACGCAGATGATTGTGACCGGCGACAAAGCCATGTATGCCGGTCTGGTGGCTTTGTACCCGGAAGATTCCTTGCGTTATGCACGCGTACCGCTGAGCCATGAGTTTGCCGACGCTCCGGAAATGCGTCAGTTGATGAGAGCCTACCAAGAACAACTTCGTGATCTTGGTTTGGAAGGCCTGGGCATCAACCCGCAACCGCATCCCGACGGCGGACGGTTCGTCGGCAGTGCGACTTGCGGTGAATGCCACACCACCGCCTTTGAAATCTGGGAATCAACACCACACGTGCACGCCACCGACAGCATCGTCAGCCCGCCGAAGGAACGCGGTGACATTGCCCGGCACTTTGACCCGGAATGCATCAGCTGTCACGTCACCGGTTGGAACCCGCAAAAGTACTATCCGTATGACTCGGGCTATCTGTCGCTGGAAACCACTGACCACCTGACCGGCAATGGTTGCGAAAACTGCCACGGCCCTGGGGCGGATCACAGTGCCGCCGAAGCCGGGGATTTGGATGTGACCCAGGATCGCTTGGAAGAACTGCGTCGGGAAATGCAGCTACCGTTGGAAAAGGCCCGCGAAAAATGCATGGAATGCCACGATCTGGATAACAGCCCCGATTTCCACGACGAAAACGCGTTCGAAGACGTCTATTGGCCGGAAGTCGAACATTACGGCGTCGACTGA
- a CDS encoding ABC transporter ATP-binding protein: MSDIVLSARGIKKSYFKDKLEVPVLRGVDVEVPRGKVTALVGRSGSGKSTLMHILATLDQPDEGEVYFGQQRIDNTSRRTRDSFRNKQIGIIFQFYHLLPELSALENVLAPTMIGRSLTDYFRSRKETRRHAEAMLDRVGLLQRASHKPSELSGGEMQRTAIARSLMNDPQLLLADEPTGNLDTDTGHEILGLLRGLNENEGLTICMITHDDAIAETADVCHRMKDGQLLLSPRRTRTESPDAPKLQIA; the protein is encoded by the coding sequence ATGTCCGACATCGTTCTTAGCGCCAGAGGCATCAAGAAAAGCTACTTCAAAGACAAATTGGAAGTCCCGGTGCTGCGTGGCGTGGATGTGGAAGTCCCCCGTGGCAAGGTGACAGCCTTGGTCGGCCGCAGCGGCAGCGGGAAAAGCACGTTGATGCACATCCTGGCAACCCTGGACCAACCGGATGAAGGCGAGGTTTACTTCGGCCAGCAACGAATCGACAACACAAGCCGTCGCACCCGAGACAGCTTTCGTAACAAGCAAATCGGCATCATTTTTCAGTTCTATCATCTGTTGCCCGAGCTTTCCGCACTGGAAAACGTCCTGGCCCCCACGATGATCGGCCGCAGCTTGACGGACTATTTCCGCAGCCGCAAAGAAACCCGTCGTCACGCCGAAGCAATGCTGGACCGCGTCGGATTGCTGCAGCGTGCCAGCCACAAACCCAGCGAACTGAGCGGTGGTGAAATGCAACGCACGGCGATCGCCCGTTCGCTGATGAACGATCCGCAGTTGTTGCTGGCGGATGAACCGACGGGAAACCTGGACACCGACACCGGCCACGAAATCCTGGGGCTGTTGCGTGGACTAAACGAAAACGAGGGGCTGACCATTTGCATGATCACCCACGATGATGCGATCGCCGAAACCGCCGACGTCTGTCACCGAATGAAAGACGGCCAATTGTTGCTGTCACCGCGACGCACTCGAACCGAATCGCCCGACGCCCCGAAACTGCAAATCGCTTAA
- a CDS encoding cadherin domain-containing protein: MKKVRSRRRPLAIEALDSRRLLAAHISELLVDPLFGDKDTTQMVELRGQPNATLQQGTYLLVVSERGLNKGEIHGKFDLSGQQFGSNGYLVMLQKDSPHVADPAANTLVSTETGFGGLPGDLYSDTHDLSERIDFIIGANAYILVQTGNEPTLGTDIDTNDDGVIDPAIAATWQIHDSISLHPFVGRGDLAYGNIVYAEIGTGLSAINAPQATAVIGTEGFGYAGRVGESSRSLPEDWVVGTVQNEAAAGDPARWALADNLFGEPSQFPYAGRDLDHVGGPNFVGGVRGTIRGEINQGIANVTVLADTNGNGQQDNLHFVVDPDDVSTPTNTGVPLLNAFDGATVTNFALGSFAAHEVTAEREKDFPNERTNRIFAKGGIDWFENSNVLRIDFYRPVNRASIVAIGDDNPLSKVYGRLQAYTVDGQLIDETVSGLLVDSARQTIEVSSGEDNIAYVFAFADNDYPVDTKEGGPFGRFDRLEYWQHEPTAVTDENGDYDIRHLFPGQYNVQLLDENWVSSIQPINVQQYENFVFDFTAGPNQPPAIDSAEFAVSEDSAAGTVVGTVTASDPNGDSITFTLGGTQDEFAIDAVSGQITVTENAEFNFETQQQFELVVVATDSRGAMSDRTVIVNVTDANEPPSLGDATAFVAEDQPIGTVVRELFAQDPDADTVFQYSIVGGNDAGLFEVEASTGKLLVAQSLDFETVSRVDLQVRVTDNGQPSLFDDATVTVFVADVNEAPQLTTTVVEVPENKTGILAMLSAFDPEGGQGVAFEAIGGTAMGMVTLFSSGLLSLNENARLDYESGNQYTLDVRVTDTGNPPRSTEATIELVIQDVNEPPKFDLELTPPAAVAGEPYRFELPAGYASDPENDPWQLQIDLESAGMSRWVQFDAATGVIEGILPSSLIGPHEINVRLISENDPELFTDETVSVVVGAGQRPLQNQMTRHDVNADNDVTAFDALQIINFLSRYGELLAADATVRFGGFYDVNGDNDVTSFDALWVINELARSGESESRAGETMAAGGNVMADIDEDDLDAAFAESSFLF, from the coding sequence ATGAAGAAAGTCCGTTCGCGACGCCGCCCACTGGCCATCGAAGCTTTGGACAGCCGCCGTTTGCTGGCGGCCCACATCAGCGAACTGTTGGTCGATCCATTGTTCGGTGACAAAGACACCACGCAAATGGTGGAACTGCGCGGCCAGCCGAACGCCACATTGCAACAGGGCACCTACCTGTTGGTCGTCAGCGAGCGTGGTCTGAACAAAGGCGAAATCCACGGCAAGTTCGATCTTAGCGGCCAGCAGTTCGGATCCAACGGATACCTGGTCATGCTGCAAAAGGACAGTCCGCACGTGGCCGATCCCGCGGCGAACACCCTGGTTTCGACCGAGACGGGATTCGGCGGTTTGCCGGGAGACTTGTACAGCGACACCCATGATTTGTCGGAACGAATCGACTTCATCATCGGTGCCAACGCTTACATTTTGGTCCAAACCGGGAATGAGCCGACGCTGGGGACCGATATCGACACCAACGACGACGGAGTGATCGACCCTGCGATCGCCGCGACGTGGCAAATTCATGATTCGATATCGCTGCACCCGTTTGTCGGGCGCGGCGACCTGGCGTATGGAAACATCGTCTATGCCGAAATCGGAACGGGGCTATCCGCCATCAATGCACCCCAGGCCACCGCGGTCATTGGTACCGAAGGGTTCGGCTATGCGGGACGCGTCGGCGAATCCAGCCGCAGTTTGCCGGAGGATTGGGTCGTCGGAACGGTGCAAAACGAGGCCGCAGCGGGTGATCCGGCTCGGTGGGCGCTGGCCGACAATCTGTTCGGTGAACCCAGCCAGTTTCCGTATGCCGGACGCGACTTGGACCACGTCGGCGGACCCAACTTTGTCGGCGGTGTTCGGGGCACGATCCGCGGCGAGATCAATCAAGGGATCGCCAATGTGACCGTCTTGGCCGACACCAATGGCAATGGACAACAAGACAATTTGCACTTCGTTGTCGATCCGGACGACGTTAGCACGCCCACGAATACCGGTGTGCCGCTGCTGAACGCGTTTGACGGTGCCACGGTTACCAACTTTGCCTTGGGCTCGTTTGCCGCGCACGAAGTGACCGCCGAGCGGGAGAAAGATTTTCCCAACGAGCGGACCAACCGTATCTTTGCCAAAGGCGGAATCGACTGGTTTGAAAACAGCAATGTTTTGCGGATCGATTTCTATCGGCCGGTCAATCGCGCGTCGATCGTAGCGATCGGCGACGACAACCCGCTGTCAAAAGTCTACGGACGTTTGCAGGCCTATACGGTCGACGGGCAACTGATCGACGAAACGGTCAGCGGGCTGTTGGTCGACAGTGCGCGACAGACGATCGAAGTGTCTTCTGGTGAAGACAACATCGCATACGTATTTGCCTTTGCCGATAACGATTACCCGGTCGACACCAAGGAAGGCGGACCGTTCGGGCGTTTCGATCGGCTGGAGTACTGGCAACACGAACCGACGGCCGTGACGGATGAGAATGGCGATTACGACATCCGCCACCTATTCCCAGGTCAATACAACGTTCAACTGTTGGACGAGAACTGGGTGTCATCGATCCAGCCGATCAACGTCCAGCAATACGAGAACTTTGTCTTCGATTTCACCGCGGGTCCGAACCAACCGCCCGCGATTGATTCGGCTGAATTCGCCGTGTCCGAAGACTCGGCGGCGGGCACCGTTGTCGGTACCGTCACGGCAAGCGATCCCAACGGCGATTCGATCACGTTTACTTTGGGGGGAACGCAGGACGAATTCGCCATCGATGCGGTGTCGGGGCAAATCACTGTCACCGAAAATGCGGAATTCAATTTCGAAACGCAGCAGCAATTCGAATTGGTCGTTGTCGCGACCGATTCACGCGGTGCAATGTCTGACCGAACGGTGATCGTCAATGTCACCGATGCCAATGAGCCACCAAGCCTTGGCGATGCGACGGCGTTTGTTGCCGAAGACCAACCGATCGGGACAGTCGTCCGGGAGTTGTTCGCACAGGATCCGGACGCCGACACTGTGTTTCAGTATTCCATTGTCGGTGGCAACGATGCCGGACTGTTCGAAGTGGAAGCATCCACCGGTAAGTTGTTGGTGGCACAGTCCCTGGACTTTGAAACCGTCAGTCGTGTCGATTTGCAAGTTCGCGTGACCGACAATGGCCAGCCCTCCTTGTTCGATGACGCGACCGTGACGGTGTTTGTCGCCGATGTGAACGAAGCTCCACAGTTGACCACCACCGTCGTAGAAGTCCCCGAGAATAAGACGGGGATTTTGGCCATGTTGTCCGCATTCGATCCGGAGGGCGGTCAGGGGGTGGCGTTTGAAGCGATCGGTGGCACGGCAATGGGGATGGTCACGCTGTTTTCGTCCGGTTTGTTGTCGTTGAACGAGAACGCCCGGCTGGATTACGAAAGCGGAAACCAATACACGTTGGATGTTAGGGTGACCGACACGGGCAACCCACCTCGGTCGACCGAGGCAACCATCGAATTGGTGATTCAAGACGTCAATGAACCGCCGAAGTTTGATTTGGAACTGACGCCTCCCGCCGCGGTGGCTGGCGAGCCGTATCGGTTTGAATTGCCGGCCGGCTATGCCAGTGACCCCGAAAATGATCCCTGGCAATTGCAGATCGATTTGGAATCGGCCGGTATGTCGCGCTGGGTCCAGTTCGATGCTGCGACGGGCGTGATCGAAGGCATCCTGCCTTCATCGTTGATCGGGCCTCACGAAATCAATGTTCGACTGATCAGCGAGAATGATCCGGAACTGTTTACCGACGAAACCGTTTCGGTCGTCGTCGGGGCCGGCCAACGTCCGCTGCAGAATCAGATGACCCGGCACGACGTGAATGCCGACAATGATGTCACCGCGTTTGATGCCCTGCAGATCATCAATTTCTTATCGCGGTACGGCGAATTGTTGGCTGCCGATGCCACGGTGCGGTTTGGTGGGTTTTACGACGTCAACGGCGACAACGACGTCACGTCATTTGACGCGTTGTGGGTGATCAATGAATTGGCCCGCAGCGGTGAATCCGAATCACGTGCGGGCGAAACGATGGCAGCGGGTGGAAACGTCATGGCTGATATCGACGAAGACGACCTGGATGCCGCCTTTGCCGAGTCCTCGTTCCTGTTCTAA
- a CDS encoding DUF1573 domain-containing protein, with protein sequence MKLIVSMLVAGLIGGVFAYGHVVSKYGGAEGLFGPMKLDGEVTADNIMRLHVESLPDDLPVATTPQGMEHDFGIMRVGEKGEHYFVIRNEGQSPLTLRQGASTCKCTLGTPESSSLAPGETTRVKLEWTVNARGDDFSQTAEIITNDPHNVAIRLKIHGQIVRDLKMDPDVVALGNVAAGEAVDIKTLIYNYSDSPIRADDVMISGDEMAEFAKLSIKEVEPDDPVHEAARQAFEVSIHIEPGLSQGPVNENLWFTFTPVGDDGSVLVDESGDVAEAVRMDWQVVGRVVGALSMIPNPRLSGVTGGGWIYKFGRPKTPDELSGKSFITLKGPMKDSTKLSIGNVEPADIVTATLGDPIGQGEMSLRRLTIELKPGEKAVSRLGTVEEDFGIVTIESDNSKVPPMKIYLTFSLPSARQWQAEQLDAQEQPSDKSIDDASSDDADANPSSEPENSENDDTHSE encoded by the coding sequence ATGAAACTGATCGTCTCCATGTTGGTCGCCGGATTGATCGGCGGCGTTTTCGCCTATGGCCATGTGGTGTCCAAGTACGGCGGTGCCGAAGGTCTGTTCGGACCGATGAAGCTGGATGGCGAGGTCACCGCGGACAACATCATGCGGCTGCATGTCGAATCGTTGCCCGATGACCTGCCGGTGGCCACCACGCCCCAGGGCATGGAGCATGACTTTGGCATCATGCGTGTTGGCGAAAAAGGCGAACACTATTTTGTGATTCGAAACGAAGGCCAATCTCCCCTGACGTTGCGACAGGGGGCATCAACCTGCAAATGCACCTTGGGCACCCCCGAATCATCGTCACTGGCCCCGGGTGAAACCACGCGTGTCAAGCTGGAATGGACGGTCAACGCACGGGGTGATGATTTCAGTCAAACAGCAGAAATCATCACCAATGATCCTCACAACGTGGCGATCCGGCTGAAAATCCACGGCCAGATTGTCCGCGACCTGAAGATGGATCCTGACGTCGTGGCGTTGGGCAACGTCGCGGCCGGCGAAGCGGTGGACATCAAAACGCTGATCTACAACTACTCCGATAGCCCGATTCGTGCGGACGATGTCATGATCAGCGGCGACGAGATGGCCGAATTTGCCAAGCTCAGCATCAAGGAGGTCGAACCCGACGACCCGGTCCACGAAGCGGCACGACAAGCGTTCGAAGTCTCTATCCATATCGAACCGGGGCTCAGCCAAGGTCCCGTCAACGAAAACTTGTGGTTCACATTCACGCCGGTCGGCGACGACGGCAGCGTGCTGGTCGACGAATCAGGCGACGTGGCCGAAGCGGTTCGGATGGACTGGCAAGTGGTCGGCCGTGTCGTCGGGGCGCTCAGCATGATCCCCAATCCGCGATTGTCGGGTGTCACCGGCGGCGGTTGGATTTACAAGTTCGGGCGTCCCAAGACGCCAGATGAACTGAGCGGCAAGTCCTTCATCACCCTGAAGGGACCGATGAAGGATTCGACCAAGTTATCGATCGGCAACGTCGAACCGGCGGATATCGTCACCGCGACCTTGGGCGATCCCATCGGACAGGGCGAAATGTCGCTCCGCCGGCTGACGATTGAGCTAAAACCTGGTGAAAAAGCGGTTTCTCGACTGGGGACCGTAGAAGAAGATTTCGGAATCGTGACCATCGAGTCCGATAATTCGAAAGTCCCGCCGATGAAGATTTATCTGACCTTCTCGCTTCCTTCGGCACGCCAGTGGCAGGCGGAACAGCTGGACGCCCAAGAACAACCGTCCGACAAATCGATCGACGATGCGTCATCGGATGACGCTGACGCGAATCCTTCATCGGAACCCGAGAACTCCGAAAACGACGACACTCATTCGGAATAG
- a CDS encoding lipase family protein — protein MTKIVHDKGEVPVVIHSNVKGPIGEMTFMQRSLLFAELSMVAYNDPEEASVAASMAGFPESNLYDNDGSQAYRFRNEHDCVIACRGTEPNEWNDIRADANAASVLAETVGKVHRGFKREVDDLWPMLEAALISNDQPLWFCGHSLGGAMATICAGRCYLSHIASMPEQLYTFGSPRVGNKRYVNYVSLDHYRYVNNNDIVTRVPPAWMGYRHNGHEVYINRHGEIGELGMVKKRHDRWRGFVQSLTRWKIDHLSDHAIHEYIAALVAAVEEERAASKLGESPVQADDVAGEAPAPPTSPPDESDRPVGQQSGGQTTGASAGA, from the coding sequence ATGACGAAGATTGTTCATGACAAGGGCGAAGTCCCCGTCGTCATTCATTCCAACGTCAAGGGACCGATCGGTGAAATGACGTTTATGCAGCGGTCGCTGCTGTTCGCCGAGCTTTCGATGGTTGCATACAACGATCCGGAGGAAGCCTCGGTCGCCGCGTCCATGGCGGGGTTCCCCGAATCCAACCTGTACGACAACGACGGTTCCCAGGCGTATCGTTTCCGAAACGAACACGATTGCGTGATCGCGTGCCGCGGTACCGAACCGAACGAATGGAATGACATTCGTGCCGATGCCAACGCCGCCAGCGTCTTGGCCGAAACGGTGGGCAAGGTCCATCGCGGTTTCAAACGCGAAGTCGACGATCTGTGGCCGATGTTGGAGGCCGCGCTCATCAGCAACGACCAGCCGTTGTGGTTTTGTGGCCACAGTCTGGGCGGAGCCATGGCCACCATTTGTGCCGGACGCTGTTACCTTTCCCACATCGCCAGTATGCCCGAACAGCTTTACACCTTCGGCAGCCCCCGCGTCGGCAACAAACGATACGTGAACTACGTCAGCCTGGATCACTATCGGTACGTCAACAACAACGACATCGTGACTCGCGTGCCGCCGGCTTGGATGGGATATCGCCACAACGGTCACGAAGTCTACATCAACCGGCATGGCGAAATCGGCGAACTGGGGATGGTGAAGAAACGCCACGACCGTTGGCGAGGTTTCGTTCAAAGCCTGACACGATGGAAGATCGATCACCTGAGCGATCATGCGATTCACGAATACATTGCTGCACTGGTGGCCGCGGTGGAAGAAGAACGTGCGGCATCCAAGTTGGGTGAATCTCCGGTGCAAGCCGATGACGTGGCGGGAGAAGCACCGGCACCACCAACATCACCGCCGGACGAGTCCGATCGACCGGTCGGTCAGCAATCTGGCGGTCAAACGACCGGTGCATCGGCGGGGGCATGA